Part of the Gemmatimonadota bacterium genome, CGCTATACGTGTGCATCCCGCCCTTTGCACACCAAGAGCAGGAAATCATGGCCGCTGAAAAAGGCATAGCTCTCTTCGTGGAAAAACCCGTGTCTGTCACAATGGAAAAAGCCCGCGAAGTCGATGCGGCCATTCGCAAAAACAACGTCGTATCATGCGTTGGATTTCAAGGACGCTATTTAGACATTATCGCACAGACAAAAGACCTGCTCAAAGATCGCCCCGTTGGCCTGGCAATGGGATACTGGATGGGAGGAATGCCGCAAGTGCCCTGGTGGCGGCGCAAAGAAATGTCGGGCGGACAGGCCGTTGAGCAAACCATTCACGTCACCGATATGGCGCGGTATCTCTTTGGCGAAGTAAAATCCGTCTATGCGGCCGGGCGCACGGGTTTAATGACCGACGTGCCCGACTACAACATCGAAGACAGCAGCGCAGCCACGCTCGTTTTTGAAAACGGTCTGGCCGCCACCATCTTCTCCGCGTGTTTTCTATCGGGAGGGCGAGGCAGAGGCGGCATTGAAATCTTCACCAAAGACATGAACATCGAATATCGCGAGCGCAGATCCATCACCATCATTCAAAATGGCAATTCGGAACTGGTCGAAGTGCAAAACGATTACTGGCAAGACATGGACAATGACTTTATAGATGCCGTGCGAAAAGGCGACGACTCCGCACTCAAAACCACGTATGCCGATGCCGTTAAAACACAGGAAGTCGTCATGGCCGTAAACCGATCAATAGAAACGGGCGAAGTGGTTCAGATATCGGATATGTGATGAAACGAAGAACCATGGATTGGATATACGGCAAAACGCTATCTCGTGGCAGAGCAAGTGATCGTTTTGACATAACTACTGAGTTGGCGCAAAAAGTCAAAGAGATGAATTTGTATGAGAATTTTTCAGTCCAACGAGGAACAATCAACATTTGTTTAGAACAGGATTTAATTTTTGAATGGGAAGCTGTAATTCATAAATTCCTCTGGAAATCATCAAATATTTATTGTGGAGCAAAACTACATAAGTGTACTTTGGGCTGTAAAAATGAAGAAGGCGAATGGGAAGATTCTGTAGCATACCTTTATGATCCTGACAATGAAAATGATGATTACAGGGATAATTCTCGCAAATGGGAAGTATTAGCCGAAACGGAGTTTTCTTGGCTTCGATGTCGGGGAGATAAACAATTTGATGTGAGGATCAAACTGTCATCGAATGAATTTTGAGATAAAGTATTGATCCATATCCGATCGCGTCAACTCATCGCAATAGATACATCTCACTGCTTTACTTCTTTGCCAGCCTGAGAGGTTATCATGACAAAAATATCGATTTTGCCTATACCAACTGATCGTGGTGATCTTTCATACCACGCTATAGCTGGGAAAACATACGCTCTGGGCAAAACGGCCATTGACGAGCAGACTGAACTGGAGAAATTGGTCGAAGTAAAGTTGCACGCCTCCGAGGATCGGGCGACGAAGAGTTTTAGAATTGGCTGACAAAGCCTGAATAGTTTGCAACAGACTTATATATATGGAGACAGAAATGTCAGAGTACTCCGGGGCCGATCAGGAGGGTAAGAAAATGTCGAGAAATCACTTGATCGCTGGTCCCGCCGATCAGAGTGATGGCGACCACGCTTTTGTCGCATCGGTCATTGAGCATGCTTTAGAGCACATGGCGCAAGCTACCCAGGTCATCAAGGACACACAGACGAGCGGAGGAAAGATATCTGCTTTAAAGGGAGAAATTCCTGAGGTGCAAATGGCTCTCAACGCTGCGGCGAGCGCAGTTCAAAATAAGACTTCCCTACTAAGACAAGAGCTTGATCACTACCGGGACGGACTGGAGTGGAATAAGCTCTGCGTGGTGATGTATGGCCCCACCAACTCGGGTAAGAGTACGATTATAGAAGCACTCTCCTATGGTGATGGACAGACCATCGGGACAGGAGAAAAAGACTACACACAAACCTCTCAAGAGATCGAATTCGGGCCACTTCTGCTGGTGGACACTCCGGGAATTGAGGGGAACGAGGGAGTATTGCGTCTTCGCACACAAACTGCCATTCGCAAAGCGCATGTTGTCCTTGTCATCACAGGTACGGGCAAAGAACCCGAAGCGGGCGCGCTGAGCAAGCTTGGTGAGGACGCACAGCGTGCTGGGGAAGTCTTGTCTATCCTCAATTTGCGGGGGCGCCCCAGTGCATACAGATACCGGCGTCGCTTGCACACACGGAGTACCTCTGAGCTTGAAGAACGCATACGGCAAGCCTTATTACAAGTTTTTGCAGATCGGTACACTGAACACTTGAGTCTCAACGCCTACCTTGCTTTTGTCACCTCTCCCGGTGGAATGTCCAGATTCCCGGACAAGCAGCACCGAAGAGATCGAAAACTTACTGATGAAATCTTCGGCTCTCTTGACCAGGCGGCTACTCTCTCGGGTATTGGTCAATATAGTTGCTAAGCTCGATGAATTAGTGCGCGAAGCGAGACCTCGCATCCTCTGGAGTAACGGCTTCAAGGCCATCACGGCACTGGGAGATGTGAGTTCAACCCTCTTAAAAGCCTCCTCATCAATGAACAAAGCGGCCAAACTCTGGAACAAGGCTATTCGAGATGCTAAAGCTGAATCGAGCTCGACCATCAAGCGCTCACGAATCAGAGTAGGACAGATGATCTCGTCTCGGCTGTCCCGGCTGTCCAACGAGTTGAAGGGTACCTTCAAAGACGGACTAGATAAAGGTTTCTCATCAAGTAAGTTGAAGCAGGAGTTCCGCTGTGCCATTGATGACGTCAAACCCGACCTGCAGGACATCGTTGACAAGGAACTCAACGTGCTCCGTGAGGAACTGAAGGTGGAGATGAACCGGCTTCACGAGCGAATGAACTTACGGCTCTTTGTCACCGACTTCGACCTCCCCGACATGGATGAAATTCTCCGTGACGCCTCCCTGTCCGTCGGACGGGAAGTGATCGATGTGCTTCTAAGCGTTTTGGGCATAGTACTCCTAGCTTTGGCCAACATCATTGCCGCGATTGTCGCAGGGGTCATGGCAGTGCTGCGAAAACTTTGGGAATGGTTCGGTGGCGGCAAGCGAAAGCGGAAGCGTGCGGCGAGAACTAAGGCCCGGCGCCAAATCGACAGCGAGATGACCAAAATTCGGAAAGTGTTGGAAGACACTCTCGACGAAGGTTGGGACAAATTGGGGGCCCAAGTCTCGCTACGCCTCAATGCCGCGGCTCGACTGGTCTCAGCCTTCCAAGATGCCTCCACCAGTCTAAAAGAAAAGGCCATCACTCTCGACACCACCGCCACGCAACTCACCACCCGTTTCCTAAAAGCCGATAACAGCACCCCGAAACACGACTTGCTGATTCCGGTTCAGAAGTCCGGAGGTGGTCACATTGATATGCTCGTGCATGTAGGCAAGGGACCGTGGAAGTTGCCACGACTTTCATCGCTCCCCAAATTCCGCAGCTATCCCGACGCCTACGCCGTTCGACAAGCACAGGACTTGAAGCGAGGTCAGCGAGACCATGTCTATATGGTGGTCAAAAGGATGTGGAACTCAGAACGGAAGAGGAAAATCCATGGATAGTGTGAAAATAAACGATTTCACAAACGCGAAAGATCAGGCGAGGGAACGCTTGGCTCTACTACAACAAACTTGCCAGCAGTATGCAGAGTTTCTTCCCGTCGAAACCCGAGACGTGCAGGAGAAGATGGCTCGTGTGCGAATCCGGCTCGAACAGGAGGTATTCGAGGTCGCGTTTTTTGGAGCATTTAGCGACGGAAAGTCCACCATAATCGCTGCGTTGACTAAATCTCTTGATATCCCCATAGCCGTGGAACCCACAACAGATAAGGTAGAACGCTATAGCTACGGCGACTGGATATTTGTGGACACGCCTGGCACCTTTTCGAACAAGCTACTGCACGACGACGTCACCCAGTCATACATCTCCGAGGCGGACTTGGTGGTATTCGTAGTGAACGCCGTTAACCCCCTCCCAAAGAGTCAGGAGGATCTGGTGCGGTGGCTCTTAATGGATCTTGGTAAGGAACCGCATGTCATCTTCGCTATTAACCGCATGGACGAGGTTGCCGACCTGGAGGACAAAACCGACTTTGAACACCACGGGAAAGTGAAGCAACGGACCCTGTTAAAGACACTGAATGATATATGTGGTAAGTCGTTCAGTCCCACCGTGGTCACTATCTCAGCCGATCCCTACGAGATGGGAATTGAGGAATGGCTAGATAATCCTGAAGAGTATGAGCATCTATCGAGGCTCCAAAGCCTAATCGGTGCCATTGAGGAGCACCTTAGTAGGGCCGCAGAACAGATCCAGGCCAACGCAGGCATGGCATCCGTGCGGGATGGCATTGATATGATCCTCGAAAGGCTCGAAGATCTCAATAAGGACCTTCAGAATGCCCATGACATGCTGGCGCAACGAGCAACGGAACTCGCACAGGAGCGCGACAGACTTGAGCAACTGGTGAGCCAAGCCCATCTGGGCATTCGAGAAGACGTCGAATCTATGCGCCGTGATCTACTGGACGGCTTGGACGCCTGCGTAGATCAACGTGCCCTCAAGAACTTGATTGACCGCGACATCGGAGAGGACGGCAAACATCTGAAGAGGAGGGTAAACATCATCGTGGAGCGCTGGGGGCAGACACTGAGGGGCCAGGCCAAGCCTATCTTCGAACGAGTCACCGCGAGCATGGAGGAGAACGATAGCCTCCTTGGCGATCTCTTAAAGCGTGGCGGACCGGCACTGGGCAAGGTACTCCAGAAGGTCTTTGGCGGAAACGCCCGTCAGATCGCCGACGGCATCCTGCGCATACGGAACATACTGAATATTCCCATCAAATTCAAGCCTTGGGGAGCCATGAAACTTGCCAAAAATCTTAAGGCAATCGTCTGGCTGGCCCCTCTTTTGGAGGGACTGCCTACTGCGTTCGACATGATCCGAGAGCGCAAGTTGGCCTCTGCAGTCGCCGAACTCAAAGAATCTATAGATCAAGGGCTGGAAGAATTTTTCGAGACCTTCACCCGTGATGAATTCGAGCAACAGGCCTGTCCGGAACTGATCGAGATAAGGCAGATGGCCAAGGAACAAGAGACTAAATTCCGAGATGTCAAAGAAATGCTTCGAGCCAGTGGTGACGCGGTCATTGAATTTCGGGACCTGAGGCGTAATGAATGGGGATAGAATGCACATGTCTAGATGACATTCATTCACCCCTCCACAAAATCGGAAGATAATACACCTTCATAAGGCGTACCAATTTCTGGATCGCGGTACATTCGCAGGCGATATCCCGCGATACCAAATCCTTGAGCTTCCCAAAAAGACAGGGCCATCGGATTATCTCGGCGCACATTGAGATCCAATTGCCGAATGCCCTTCTTATCGAAGTATTCAAACATCCAGCCCACCATTTTTGATCCATACCCCTTGCGCCGGTATTCCACAGCGATATAAAAGTCGTGTACATAAGCGGTCGTACTTTCAATTTCAAAAGAGACAAACCCAATCGGCTGTCTCCCAATAAGTGCCCAGTGAGGATGTCGATTGCCGCCAGCCCAGGTAAACGTCTCTTCAAAAAAAGAATCGCGCGATTCCCGCGACTTACACACTTGTGCATCGGGCATTAAATCTCGCCAATAAGCCTCGGCCATAGCGCGGAATTGCTCACGCGCTTCAACGGGTACGGGTTCAATGTAAAGATCGCTTGTCATAGAAACGCGAAAGGTGAGACAGTCACCGAACCCCCAATCAATAAACCCGAAAATTTGCCATTGTAAAACGCGATAGTCGGCAAATAATTCATCGAGATCGAGCCATTATTCCCCGATGTTCCCTTCGTCTCTTCAATGCTCTGGTCACGGCAAGCGGTCATTGGGTTCCGGCGGTTGGCCTCCGACCCGCCGAATAATGCACCGTGCCGTCTCAATATCGGCCTCGGCGGCGCGTGCAGCGAAGAATTCAGCGGTTCTCATAGCGGATACCTTTTCCGCTACTGCTGTCACCACGAACTGATTGATGCTCGTGCCATCTTTCTTGCTGAGTTCGGCGACAGCCTCCTTTAGAGAAGCGGGCAGCCGCAATGGATAGGTGCTCGGTTTTCTCATTCAGATATCCTCCTCAATGCCTCTTGGGGTGACAACACCGCGATTCCAAAGCGTTCGGGGGCATCGCCGAAATGCCGCCGGTTGAAAGTAACCAATCCGTCGGCGTTGCCGTTGATGGCGGCCTCGAGTACCATCTCATCGGCCGGATCGCGCAACTGAGGACGCCACAGAAACCACATTACAACAGGCTCCGCAACCTGGCAAAGCGCGGAGATGACCGTTCCCACGTCTGCTTCGCTAAGACCCGAAGCGATTCGTTGCGTCTGATCACAGCACACCGCCTCATATTCGAGTGTCAGTGCCACAGAAAGAAGCAACGTGAACGCCCGGCACAAGGCCCGATCAATCAGTGCTGCTGAGGCACCAGTTGGGCTACGCAGCCCGGCGACGATAACGTCAGTGTCCAGTACGTAACGCATACTTCAATATATGACATCATATACGATGTCGCAATGGCGTTATCACGGCGACCGCTCGAGGCGATATCGCCTCAAAAAATCTATTCGAGCACCATCCAAAATCTCAATCGCCGCGCATTCGCCAATTAAAGGTGCGAGCGTAACCCCGCTGTGTGTCACAGACAAATAGAGATTTGGAACCCGTTGAGCAAATCCGAGAATCGGGTGTCCGTCCTTTGGAATTGGCCGTCGCCCGCGCCGGACCTCGCGCACGGGCACGCCTTCAATTGCAGGCAAAAAACGCGCCACGGCATCGACCACCTGCTGCACTTCTCGATCATCCTGCCCGAGCGAACCACCATCGTACACGCGACCGTGCGCCCCGCCGTGAAGCATCACCGAACCGTTGGGCAACTGCCTGAAATTGGTCTGCGGAGGACAATCTCGGGGCGAATGCACCACCGATGCGTTTTCAAAAACAGGTGGCACAGGCTCTGTCAAAATCGTACATCCAAACGTGTAATACACAGGCACATCAACATCTGCCATTGCCGCGAGACTTGCCGTATCTGCTCCCCCTGCAAGCACAACTGCATCACACGCAATCTCTCCCCTGTCCGTCACCACAGCCTCTATATCTGCCCCCGAACGCGCCAGCCCTGTGACGTGTGTCCCCAAAAAAATATCCGCGCCCCATTCCTCCAACCGTTCGACACATGCCCCAACAACAGCCCCTGTATCTGCGTGTCCTTCTATATCCGTATAAGAAGCTGCCGTCACAACGCCCGGCGTCAAACGCGGCTCTAATGATGCAACCTCCCCCCCATTCAACAGACGGATGGGATATCCCCAAGACTGCAAAACGCCCGCACGCTTCACAATTTCCCGCGCCCCATCATCCGTAGATGCCCACCGCAATTCACCGCCCCATGTCGCGCTTTGCGGTATGCCCAGTCGCTCGACAAATCGCGCCCACATATCCAGCGAACGCCGGTTGAAAAGATGATAATATCTGGGGTTTTTGTCACGTGCATTCATCCATGCAAAAGATACAGCAGTTGCCGGTTGAACTGCTGATCTTTTCCCGGGTTCGCCCGCGTCAATCAGCGTGACCTTTGCACCGCGTCTCGCCAGGTGAAATGCGATTGATGCCCCTACGATACCCGCGCCAATCACAGCGATATTTGAAAAATTGTTCATTTCCCTTTCACCCTTATAAAGAAAACGGGTTCCCCCCAAAGGCGAACCCGTTTTATCTTGCAGCACAGCTCAATTATTTATACACCGTCAACTCACCCGCCTTGTAACGAGCCCAGTATTCTTTGAGCACAGCCTTGATCTGCGGGCTTAAGATAACACCGCAAATAATATTCGGGAATGCCATACCCAGAATCATCGCATCGGAAAAATCGAGCACACTCTGTAATGCTGTAACAGACCCGATAAATACAAAACACACAAAAATAATGCGATAAACCAGAATGGATTTCACACCAAAAAGATATTCCCAGGCACGCTCGCCGTAATAAGACCACGAGATCATAGTCGAATAGGCAAAAAGCATCACCGCAAATGCGAGCACATAACGCGCCCCGGGAATAAACGAATCAAATGCCGCAGCCGTCATTTTAGCACCCACGAGAGATTCCCCCTGCTGAAACTCCAACTGATACGCACCCGTAATCATACAAACCAATGCTGTCATCGAACAGATAATAACGGTATCGATAAAAGGTCCGATCATCGCAACCATACCTTCACGCGCGGGTTCATCGGTCTGCGCTGCAGCGTGGGCAAATGCCGCAGAACCCAGACCCGCCTCATTGGAAAAAGCCGCCCTGCGCACCCCCTGGACCAGAACCCCCAGGAAGCCACCATACATAGCTTCTGGCGTAAACGCCTGTGAAATAATATTCGCAATAAGAGATGGAACTTCTGTGATATTCGTCAGAATAATCAAAATCGAGGTCAGAACATATAGTCCACACATAAAGGGCACAACGCGCGATGTCACATTGCCAATGCGCTTAATACCACCAATAATGACAACAGCGACCATCAATGCCATAAAAAGCCCGATAACCCAGTTATATGTCTTAAATCCCTCGGCCACAGTTCCGAGAATTTCAACTGTCTGATTTGCCTGAAACATATTGCCGCCACCCAGAGAACCGCCAATCGTCAACAGGGCAAAAAGGATGGCAAATGGACGCCCCAATAGCCTGAGACCTTTTTCTCCAAGACCGTGTTCCATATAATACATCGGGCCACCCGACACGCGACCATCGGGATGAATTTCTCTGTGCATAACCGCCAGCGTACAGGACGCCAGCTTTGAAGCCATACCAAAAAACGCCGAGACAATCATCCATAAAACAGCGCCGGGTCCCCCGGCACTCACA contains:
- a CDS encoding toxin-antitoxin system HicB family antitoxin: MRKPSTYPLRLPASLKEAVAELSKKDGTSINQFVVTAVAEKVSAMRTAEFFAARAAEADIETARCIIRRVGGQPPEPNDRLP
- a CDS encoding GNAT family N-acetyltransferase is translated as MTSDLYIEPVPVEAREQFRAMAEAYWRDLMPDAQVCKSRESRDSFFEETFTWAGGNRHPHWALIGRQPIGFVSFEIESTTAYVHDFYIAVEYRRKGYGSKMVGWMFEYFDKKGIRQLDLNVRRDNPMALSFWEAQGFGIAGYRLRMYRDPEIGTPYEGVLSSDFVEG
- a CDS encoding FAD-binding oxidoreductase; its protein translation is MNNFSNIAVIGAGIVGASIAFHLARRGAKVTLIDAGEPGKRSAVQPATAVSFAWMNARDKNPRYYHLFNRRSLDMWARFVERLGIPQSATWGGELRWASTDDGAREIVKRAGVLQSWGYPIRLLNGGEVASLEPRLTPGVVTAASYTDIEGHADTGAVVGACVERLEEWGADIFLGTHVTGLARSGADIEAVVTDRGEIACDAVVLAGGADTASLAAMADVDVPVYYTFGCTILTEPVPPVFENASVVHSPRDCPPQTNFRQLPNGSVMLHGGAHGRVYDGGSLGQDDREVQQVVDAVARFLPAIEGVPVREVRRGRRPIPKDGHPILGFAQRVPNLYLSVTHSGVTLAPLIGECAAIEILDGARIDFLRRYRLERSP
- a CDS encoding Gfo/Idh/MocA family oxidoreductase; the encoded protein is MAVKVGFIGTGGISRPHRKHLKNMDDVEVVAMCDLEEDRVAEAAEEWNATVYTDYKTMLENEEMDALYVCIPPFAHQEQEIMAAEKGIALFVEKPVSVTMEKAREVDAAIRKNNVVSCVGFQGRYLDIIAQTKDLLKDRPVGLAMGYWMGGMPQVPWWRRKEMSGGQAVEQTIHVTDMARYLFGEVKSVYAAGRTGLMTDVPDYNIEDSSAATLVFENGLAATIFSACFLSGGRGRGGIEIFTKDMNIEYRERRSITIIQNGNSELVEVQNDYWQDMDNDFIDAVRKGDDSALKTTYADAVKTQEVVMAVNRSIETGEVVQISDM
- a CDS encoding putative toxin-antitoxin system toxin component, PIN family, producing MRYVLDTDVIVAGLRSPTGASAALIDRALCRAFTLLLSVALTLEYEAVCCDQTQRIASGLSEADVGTVISALCQVAEPVVMWFLWRPQLRDPADEMVLEAAINGNADGLVTFNRRHFGDAPERFGIAVLSPQEALRRISE
- a CDS encoding alanine:cation symporter family protein, producing MSFRLGLFALIMGPFVSSAAFAQDTSYGESPGVIQMFIGILNDYVGGAANFLFSIFFFDFGLDLPLIIIVLVGGGVYYSFYFGWITFRGFKHSLNVIRGRYDHPDHPGEISHFKALTSALSATVGLGNIAGVAIAVSAGGPGAVLWMIVSAFFGMASKLASCTLAVMHREIHPDGRVSGGPMYYMEHGLGEKGLRLLGRPFAILFALLTIGGSLGGGNMFQANQTVEILGTVAEGFKTYNWVIGLFMALMVAVVIIGGIKRIGNVTSRVVPFMCGLYVLTSILIILTNITEVPSLIANIISQAFTPEAMYGGFLGVLVQGVRRAAFSNEAGLGSAAFAHAAAQTDEPAREGMVAMIGPFIDTVIICSMTALVCMITGAYQLEFQQGESLVGAKMTAAAFDSFIPGARYVLAFAVMLFAYSTMISWSYYGERAWEYLFGVKSILVYRIIFVCFVFIGSVTALQSVLDFSDAMILGMAFPNIICGVILSPQIKAVLKEYWARYKAGELTVYK